The proteins below are encoded in one region of Brassica napus cultivar Da-Ae chromosome A6, Da-Ae, whole genome shotgun sequence:
- the LOC106349466 gene encoding phosphoinositide phospholipase C 3, which produces MSETFKVCFCCSRSFKEKKRQPPGSIKRLFEAYSRNGKMSSDDLLRFVSEVQGEEHAGMDYVQDIFNSVKHHNVFHIHGFVHLNAFYRYLFSDTNSPLPLSRQVHHDMKAPLAHYFVYTGHNSYLTGNQVNSRSSVEPIVQSLRKGVKVIELDLWPNPSGNAAEVRHGGTLTSHEDLQKCLNAIKENAFHVSDYPVIVTLEDHLPPNLQGKVAKMLTRTFRGMLFRFDSESCKHFPSPEELKKKILISTKPPKEYLESQVIQSSRRTPVDRTTSWSGTTNMSWRGEKKIPEEEEESEAVGYRDLIAIHAGNCKSGLEDCLRDDPEKPRRISVNEQWVENVVRTRGSDVVRFTQRNLVRIYPKGTRVDSSNYDPHVGWTHGAQMVAFNMQGHGKQLWIMQGMFRANGGCGYVKKPRILLDTQRLFDPCKSLPIKTTLKVKIFTGEGWDLDFPQTHFDQYSPPDFFVKIGIAGVPRDTVSYRTETAVDQWFPIWKQEFLFQLSVPELALVWFRVQDYDNDTHNDFAGQTCLPLPELKSGIRAVRLHDRAGKPYKNSRLLVSFYFDPPCTF; this is translated from the exons atgtcgGAGACTTTCAAAGTGTGCTTCTGTTGTAGCAGGAGCTTCAAGGAGAAAAAGAGGCAGCCACCAGGGAGCATCAAGAGACTCTTCGAAGCTTACTCAAGAAACGGCAAGATGTCTTCGGATGACCTTTTAAGGTTTGTGAGTGAAGTCCAAGGAGAAGAGCACGCAGGGATGGACTACGTGCAGGATATCTTCAACAGCGTTAAACACCACAACGTTTTCCATATACATGGTTTTGTTCATCTAAACGCCTTCTACCGCTACCTCTTTAGCGATACAAACTCTCCTCTTCCCTTGTCTCGCCAG GTGCATCATGATATGAAGGCCCCGTTAGCGCATTACTTTGTGTACACGGGACACAACTCTTACTTGACTGGGAACCAAGTGAACAGCAGAAGCAGCGTAGAGCCGATCGTGCAGTCACTGAGAAAAGGTGTAAAAGTGATCGAGCTTGATTTATGGCCTAACCCTTCTGGAAACGCTGCTGAAGTTCGTCATGGCGG GACGCTTACCTCACATGAGGATTTACAGAAATGTCTCAACGCCATAAAGGAAAATGCGTTTCATGTGTCTGATTATCCAGTCATAGTCACTCTCGAAGATCATTTGCCACCCAATCTTCAAGGGAAAGTTGCTAAG ATGTTAACTAGAACATTCAGAGGGATGCTGTTTCGTTTCGACTCAGAGAGTTGTAAGCACTTTCCATCACCAGAAGAGCTTAAGAAGAAGATTCTTATTTCTACAAAGCCTCCAAAGGAGTATCTTGAGAGCCAAGTTATTCAGTCCTCAAGAAGAACTCCAGTAGATAGAACCACTTCCTGGAGC GGCACTACTAATATGTCATGGAGAGGAGAAAAAAAGAttcctgaagaagaagaagagagtgaagCTGTTGGATATAGAGACTTGATAGCGATTCACGCTGGGAACTGCAAAAGCGGTTTGGAGGATTGCTTGAGAGATGATCCAGAGAAGCCTCGAAGGATAAGCGTGAATGAGCAGTGGGTAGAGAATGTGGTTAGAACCAGAGGAAGCGATGTTGTAag GTTTACACAGAGGAATCTAGTGAGGATATATCCAAAGGGAACAAGAGTGGACTCATCAAATTACGACCCTCATGTAGGATGGACACACGGTGCTCAAATGGTTGCTTTTAACATGCAA ggaCATGGGAAGCAACTATGGATAATGCAAGGGATGTTCAGAGCCAATGGTGGATGTGGCTACGTTAAAAAGCCACGCATTCTGCTAGACACGCAGAGACTCTTTGACCCATGCAAAAGTCTTCCCATCAAGACCACTCTTAAGGTGAAGATCTTCACAGGGGAAGGATGGGATTTGGATTTCCCTCAGACACACTTCGATCAGTACTCTCCTCCTGATTTCTTCGTCAAGATTGGAATTGCTGGAGTTCCCAGGGACACGGTCTCTTACAGAACCGAAACAGCAGTTGATCAGTGGTTTCCTATATGGAAGCAAGAGTTCCTGTTTCAGCTCTCTGTTCCAGAATTGGCACTTGTGTGGTTCAGAGTCCAAGATTACGACAATGACACCCACAATGATTTCGCAGGACAGACATGTCTTCCACTCCCGGAACTCAAGTCCGGAATCAGAGCCGTCCGGCTTCATGATCGAGCAGGAAAGCCTTACAAGAACTCTAGACTTCTCGTCAGCTTCTACTTTGACCCTCCTTGCACGTTTTGA